A region from the Schistocerca serialis cubense isolate TAMUIC-IGC-003099 chromosome 1, iqSchSeri2.2, whole genome shotgun sequence genome encodes:
- the LOC126414100 gene encoding mannosyl-oligosaccharide glucosidase: MARQRKPLSVESTHQKPGKKKAAEDNSKKSRGMPFVWKAVTVVCLAVAGCIGYMGYLETRVNTPYDDTKIVAKSGLEVPDRYWGSYRPGVYFGMKTRDPHSLVTGLMWYLPHMLRPDGSGIRHWCEQSDNLDRYTWTAHDGRNFGIQEIDDGPFRITTSFVKRLGGSHGGEWTARISVTTQDVTMKQQYISLLLYTATEEKTKGFIKPKKFSDSQITGVTGKTDGLGSFSLKIVNNSGIIENESFLSTTAPGLHLLKETLLSNFRVVSEKYKNKKWIVLPGEHRLNGPDGNELPTNFIVTQITGKAPFEIDIIFESNSAFERTESLKGAVYTKELQIWRDAFSHRFENTFHLEEKGFGTDEQEFAKAAFSNMVGGIGYFYGASRVESPYTRGPVPYWKAPLYTAVPSRSFFPRGFLWDEGFHGLLIASWDLDIELDIICHWFDLMNVEGWIPREQILGQEALSKVPEEFVIQRNSNANPPTFFITLQFILQNFAYQLTEEDGRLEALERLYPRLQVWFEWFNTTQVGDMPGSYRWRGRDSTTNREINPKTLTSGLDDYPRASHPNVDERHIDLRCWIAAASSTLAEIAKLLNVNNAKYMNTVSYLSEETLLDELHWSKHSSSFADFGLHTDKVVLKRPPPQPGRQPGQPYQSQQEREKIRVVLKDPELQFVDSHFGYVSLFPFLLQLMKPDSPKLGKVLDDIKRPELLWTKYGLRSLAKTSPLYMKYNTEHDPPYWRGPIWINMNYLAVRALHYYSEINGPYMEKSREIYNELRQNLIKNIFKEYKRTGYLWEQYNDETGEGQRSRPFTGWSSLVVLMMAELF, encoded by the exons ATGGCACGACAACGTAAACCTTTATCAGTAGAAAGTACACACCAGAAGCCTGGCAAAAAGAAAGCAGCGGAAGACAACTCCAAGAAGTCTAGGGGCATGCCATTTGTTTGGAAAGCTGTTACAGTTGTTTGTTTAGCAGTTGCTGGTTGTATTGGTTACATGGGCTATCTTGAGACTCGTGTAAATACTCCATATGATGACACGAAA ATTGTTGCCAAGTCTGGTCTTGAGGTTCCAGATAGATATTGGGGTTCATACCGCCCAGGAGTTTATTTTGGGATGAAGACAAGAGATCCACATTCTTTAGTTACAGGTCTGATGTGGTACCTTCCACACATGTTAAGGCCAGATGGCAGTGGTATAAG GCATTGGTGTGAGCAAAGTGACAATCTGGATCGTTACACATGGACTGCACATGATGGAAGAAATTTTGGAATCCAGGAAATTGATGATGGTccattcaggataacaacatctttTGTTAAGAGGCTTGGTGGCAGCCATGGTGGTGAGTGGACTGCAAGGATCAGTGTTACCACACAG gacGTGACTATGAAGCAACAGTATATTTCTCTTCTTTTGTATACTGCAACGGAGGAAAAGACTAAGGGTTTCATCAAACCCAAAAAGTTTTCGGATAGTCAAATAACAGGTGTAACAGGAAAGACAGATGGGTTAGGTAGTTTCTCCTTGAAGATTGTTAATAATTCAGGAATAATAGAAAATGAATCATTCTTGAGTACAACAGCTCCTGGCCTGCATCTGCTAAAAGAAACTTTGCTAAGCAATTTTCGTGTTGttagtgaaaaatataaaaataaaaagtggaTAGTTCTTCCAGGTGAACACAGACTTAATGGACCTGATGGGAATGAGCTACCAACAAATTTTATTGTGACACAAATTACTGGAAAAGCTCCTTTTGAAATAGATATTATATTTGAGTCAAATAGTGCCTTCGAAAGAACAGAATCACTGAAAGGAGCAGTTTATACTAAGGAATTACAAATATGGAGGGATGCCTTCAGTCACAGATTTGAAAACACATTCCACCTGGAGGAAAAAGGATTTGGTACAGATGAACAAGAATTTGCAAAGGCAGCTTTTAGTAATATGGTTGGTGGAATTGGATACTTTTATGGTGCATCCCGCGTAGAGTCACCTTACACAAGAGGACCTGTTCCATACTGGAAAGCTCCTTTGTACACTGCAGTACCGTCTAGAAGCTTTTTCCCAAGAGGATTTTTATGGGATGAAGGTTTTCATGGTTTGCTCATTGCATCGTGGGATCTAGATATTGAGTTGGATATTATATGTCACTGGTTTGATTTAATGAATGTTGAAGGCTGGATACCCCGGGAGCAAATATTAGGCCAAGAGGCTCTGAGCAAAGTACCTGAGGAATTTGTTATCCAGAGAAATTCTAATGCCAACCCACCTACATTTTTTATTACTTTACAGTTTATACTACAAAATTTTGCATACCAGCTTACTGAGGAAGATGGGCGACTGGAAGCACTGGAACGTCTTTATCCACGACTGCAAGTGTGGTTTGAATGGTTTAATACTACACAAGTAGGTGATATGCCTGGCTCGTACCGGTGGAGAGGTAGAGATTCAACTACAAACAGAGAAATAAATCCCAAAACACTGACATCTGGCTTGGATGATTATCCAAGGGCATCACATCCCAATGTAGATGAACGTCATATAGACTTGCGGTGCTGGATTGCTGCTGCATCCTCTACTCTAGCTGAAATAGCAAAATTGTTGAATGTGAACAATGCAAAGTACATGAATACAGTTTCATATTTATCTGAAGAGACTCTTCTAGATGAACTACATTGGTCAAAACACTCATCTTCATTTGCAGATTTTGGGTTGCACACTGACAAGGTAGTTCTGAAGCGACCACCTCCTCAACCAGGAAGGCAACCAGGACAGCCTTATCAGTCACAACAAGAACGAGAGAAAATTCGTGTTGTTCTGAAAGATCCAGAACTGCAATTTGTTGATTCACATTTTGGTTATGTTAGCTTATTTCCCTTCTTACTACAATTAATGAAACCAGATTCTCCAAAACTTGGTAAGGTATTAGATGATATAAAACGTCCAGAGCTGCTTTGGACTAAATATGGGTTAAGATCATTAGCTAAAACTTCTCCTTTATACATGAAATACAATACAGAACATGACCCACCTTACTGGCGAGGTCCCATATGGATTAATATGAACTACCTTGCTGTTAGAGCACTACATTATTACAGTGAAATCAATGGACCTTATATGGAGAAATCAAGAGAAATATATAATGAACTTCGACAAAAtttgataaaaaatattttcaaggaGTATAAACGCACTGGTTATCTTTGGGAACAGTATAATGATGAAACAGGAGAAGGGCAGAGATCAAGACCTTTTACAGGGTGGTCATCATTAGTAGTTTTAATGATGGCAGAATTATTCTGA